Proteins encoded by one window of Mycolicibacterium cosmeticum:
- a CDS encoding DUF732 domain-containing protein, whose protein sequence is RDPDTNFAHELHTYGIYGQKDYNAWIGKLVCKRLYNNVDHDAFASAKFIGDNLDRHNTTQQNWQFLGAALNYYCPEKRVILDQAAAAQH, encoded by the coding sequence CGGGATCCGGACACCAACTTCGCCCACGAGTTGCACACCTACGGCATCTACGGGCAAAAGGACTACAACGCCTGGATCGGCAAACTGGTCTGCAAACGGCTCTACAACAACGTCGACCACGACGCGTTCGCCTCGGCCAAGTTCATCGGCGACAACCTCGACCGGCACAACACCACCCAACAGAACTGGCAGTTCCTCGGCGCCGCCCTGAACTACTACTGCCCGGAAAAACGCGTCATCCTCGACCAGGCCGCCGCCGCCCAGCACTGA
- a CDS encoding multidrug effflux MFS transporter — translation MTTPTRNAVPATLIAVLALLSAVTPLSIDMYLSAFPEMAAEFGTSAPMIQLTLTALLIGLAAGQLVIGPLSDRYGRRTPLLIGTLVCLLASLLCIVSPSVQILIALRFAQGFAGAAGVVISRAIVTDRTAGAEAARLFGVLMVIGALAPVLAPVLGGFIVADFGWRVVFVALAALNALMLLGVVFFTPESLPRDRRRPGGLAALRSSSATVLSNRRFVGYALALAFVFTALFSYISASPFVLQNIVGLSPQAYSLTFGGCAVVMAAMSALSARLVVRIAPRRLMLVGITAMVVVTGLLLLTVTAGGVAPVSTIALMAGFMASMGFVVANAMALATAEVRHAAGTGSAVLGFLQYALGAGASPLVGLAGEHSAVPMGIAMFAAAVLAALALVVFTRGRRSEAAGTIEPAEPSVTAAAH, via the coding sequence GTGACCACACCGACCCGCAACGCGGTGCCGGCGACGCTGATCGCCGTCCTGGCCCTGCTGTCCGCGGTGACGCCACTGTCCATCGACATGTACCTGTCGGCGTTTCCCGAGATGGCCGCCGAGTTCGGGACGTCGGCGCCGATGATCCAACTGACACTGACCGCACTGTTGATCGGGCTCGCCGCCGGTCAACTGGTGATCGGGCCGTTGTCCGACCGCTACGGCCGGCGCACGCCATTGCTCATCGGCACCCTGGTGTGCCTGCTGGCCAGCCTGTTGTGCATCGTCAGCCCCTCGGTCCAGATCCTGATCGCATTGCGCTTCGCGCAGGGTTTCGCCGGGGCGGCCGGAGTGGTGATCTCCCGCGCCATCGTGACCGACCGCACCGCCGGGGCCGAGGCCGCCCGGTTGTTCGGCGTGCTGATGGTCATCGGGGCATTGGCCCCGGTCCTCGCGCCGGTGCTGGGCGGGTTCATCGTCGCCGACTTCGGGTGGCGGGTCGTGTTCGTCGCGCTGGCCGCCCTGAACGCCTTGATGTTGCTCGGCGTCGTGTTCTTCACCCCGGAGTCGTTACCCCGCGACCGGCGCAGGCCCGGGGGACTGGCGGCGCTGCGGTCGAGCAGCGCCACCGTGCTGTCCAATCGCCGGTTTGTCGGTTACGCGCTGGCACTGGCCTTTGTGTTCACCGCTCTGTTCTCCTATATCTCTGCCTCACCGTTCGTCCTGCAGAACATCGTCGGCTTGTCGCCGCAGGCGTACTCGTTGACGTTCGGCGGCTGCGCGGTGGTGATGGCCGCGATGAGCGCGCTGTCAGCCCGGCTGGTGGTGCGGATCGCGCCGCGCCGGCTGATGCTGGTCGGCATCACGGCAATGGTGGTGGTGACCGGCTTGCTGCTGCTCACCGTCACCGCCGGTGGTGTCGCACCGGTGTCGACGATCGCGCTGATGGCCGGCTTCATGGCCAGCATGGGCTTCGTCGTGGCCAACGCCATGGCGCTGGCCACCGCCGAGGTGCGCCATGCGGCCGGCACCGGGTCCGCGGTGCTGGGTTTCCTGCAATACGCGCTCGGCGCCGGTGCCTCACCCCTGGTCGGGCTCGCCGGCGAGCACAGCGCGGTGCCCATGGGCATTGCCATGTTCGCCGCCGCGGTGCTGGCCGCCCTGGCCCTGGTCGTCTTCACCCGCGGTCGCCGGTCCGAGGCGGCCGGGACGATCGAACCGGCCGAGCCCTCGGTGACCGCCGCCGCGCACTGA
- a CDS encoding DUF5078 domain-containing protein has product MASTAIRFGIAGLALAGALTTSGIASADATDDYPIPNRILKTPCTAEQIMAAARDVEPVYYERYMIDYNNKPAADQQGAQDRIHWFFSLDYAGRRQYSEDTATNAFYEQMSWRWPNWAKLFFNNKGVAAHTTDICQNYPPNDMSVWDWH; this is encoded by the coding sequence ATGGCATCCACCGCAATCCGCTTCGGCATCGCAGGACTGGCCCTGGCCGGCGCCCTGACCACCTCGGGTATCGCGTCAGCCGACGCCACCGATGACTACCCCATCCCCAACCGCATCCTCAAAACCCCCTGCACCGCCGAACAGATCATGGCCGCCGCCCGCGACGTCGAACCCGTCTACTACGAGCGCTACATGATCGACTACAACAACAAACCCGCCGCCGACCAACAAGGCGCCCAAGACCGCATCCACTGGTTCTTCTCCCTGGACTACGCCGGCCGACGCCAATACTCCGAAGACACCGCCACCAACGCCTTCTACGAACAAATGTCCTGGCGCTGGCCCAACTGGGCAAAACTGTTCTTCAACAACAAAGGTGTGGCCGCCCACACCACCGACATCTGCCAGAACTACCCGCCCAATGACATGTCGGTCTGGGACTGGCACTAG
- a CDS encoding MarR family winged helix-turn-helix transcriptional regulator, with protein MDTTPTVDTAIRELALALHELSWRLTRLGPARAGLDPLPASELAVLRAIVDEPGLSVSDVAAVVAMQSSNVSAAIRALVERGLVSKTPREDDRRVSVLHPTRKARNDKRAIDDALADGIAEVLAVLPPESVATLLTATPAMRGLAGALARPSKPVVARIGEPGRES; from the coding sequence ATGGACACCACACCGACGGTCGACACAGCGATCCGCGAGTTGGCGCTCGCCCTACATGAGCTGTCCTGGCGCCTGACGCGGTTGGGCCCCGCCCGCGCCGGCCTCGACCCCCTCCCCGCATCCGAACTCGCGGTGCTGCGCGCCATCGTGGACGAGCCGGGACTGAGCGTGTCGGATGTCGCGGCGGTGGTGGCGATGCAGTCGAGCAACGTGAGCGCCGCCATCCGGGCCCTCGTCGAGCGGGGGTTGGTCTCGAAGACACCACGAGAAGATGACCGCCGGGTATCGGTATTGCACCCAACCCGCAAGGCCCGCAACGACAAACGCGCCATCGATGACGCGCTGGCCGACGGCATCGCCGAAGTGCTCGCGGTATTGCCACCCGAATCCGTTGCCACGCTGCTCACCGCGACGCCGGCCATGCGCGGCCTGGCCGGCGCACTGGCGCGACCTTCCAAGCCAGTCGTTGCCAGAATCGGCGAACCCGGACGCGAATCATGA